In a genomic window of Sulfurimonas denitrificans DSM 1251:
- the ccoS gene encoding cbb3-type cytochrome oxidase assembly protein CcoS produces the protein MDSWVIAMMLGASLFLGAIALFAFLWAIKNGQFDDEEKFLNAAKFDGEDELNDAIKREQKKENLKKSYKPE, from the coding sequence ATGGATAGTTGGGTAATAGCCATGATGCTTGGAGCCTCTCTGTTTTTAGGCGCAATTGCACTTTTTGCATTTTTATGGGCAATAAAAAATGGTCAATTTGATGATGAAGAGAAATTTTTAAATGCTGCTAAATTTGATGGTGAAGATGAGCTTAACGATGCTATAAAAAGAGAACAGAAAAAAGAAAATTTAAAAAAGAGTTATAAGCCAGAGTAG
- a CDS encoding c-type cytochrome, which produces MKKIVLSIVALTATTALMAGVAAGACQGCHGADWTKPALGKSKNVAEMTHADIATSLKGYKDGSYGGAMKGLMKGQVAKYSDAELEEFAQTIGK; this is translated from the coding sequence ATGAAAAAAATTGTATTATCAATCGTTGCTTTAACTGCAACAACTGCTCTAATGGCTGGTGTTGCTGCTGGCGCATGTCAAGGATGCCATGGTGCTGATTGGACAAAACCTGCTTTAGGAAAATCTAAAAACGTTGCTGAGATGACTCATGCGGATATCGCTACTTCTCTTAAAGGCTATAAAGATGGCAGTTACGGCGGAGCAATGAAAGGTCTTATGAAAGGTCAAGTTGCTAAGTACTCTGATGCTGAATTAGAAGAATTTGCACAAACTATTGGTAAATAA
- the rfaD gene encoding ADP-glyceromanno-heptose 6-epimerase produces the protein MRYIDDDLKDKTILITGGAGFIGSNLAFYFQENHPDAKVVILDSFRSKETLSNGNLKSFGHFKNLIGFLGKVISGDINDKELLNSLEKEYKFDYIFHEAAISDTTAQEQDLMIKTNVNAYEDLLLLAQKHGANMIYASSAATYGNAESPQRVGYEAPQNVYGFSKLCMDNLSREFMKKSTISIVGLRYFNVYGAREYFKNSTASMVLQFAHQMLSGKNPTLFESSDKILRDFIYIEDVIFANIKAMQPKRSGIFNVGTGKARSFQDIVDILQSELGTNLTCEYIPNPFIGSYQFHTEADISSTKEVLGYESRFELEDGIRAYANEIRRIYNQEVEK, from the coding sequence ATGAGATACATTGATGATGATTTAAAAGATAAGACTATCCTTATAACAGGGGGTGCTGGTTTTATTGGTTCAAATTTAGCATTTTATTTTCAAGAGAACCATCCAGATGCTAAAGTTGTTATTTTAGATAGTTTTAGAAGCAAAGAGACTCTCTCAAATGGTAATCTTAAAAGTTTTGGACATTTTAAAAATTTGATTGGTTTTTTAGGAAAAGTGATAAGCGGTGATATTAATGATAAAGAGTTACTTAATAGTTTAGAGAAAGAGTATAAGTTTGATTATATTTTTCATGAAGCTGCTATCTCTGATACTACGGCACAAGAGCAAGATTTGATGATAAAAACAAACGTTAATGCTTATGAGGACTTGCTTCTTCTTGCCCAAAAACATGGTGCAAATATGATTTATGCATCCTCAGCTGCAACATATGGCAATGCAGAATCTCCTCAAAGAGTGGGGTATGAAGCACCGCAAAATGTTTATGGTTTTTCTAAACTTTGCATGGATAATTTAAGCCGTGAGTTTATGAAAAAAAGTACGATTTCTATAGTTGGGCTTAGATATTTTAATGTTTATGGCGCAAGAGAATATTTTAAAAACTCCACCGCTTCTATGGTTTTACAGTTTGCTCATCAGATGTTATCTGGCAAAAATCCCACTCTTTTTGAGAGTAGTGATAAGATTCTTCGCGATTTTATATATATAGAAGATGTTATTTTTGCAAATATTAAAGCGATGCAGCCAAAGAGAAGTGGTATTTTTAATGTAGGAACGGGCAAAGCAAGGAGCTTTCAAGATATAGTAGATATTTTGCAAAGTGAACTTGGAACTAATCTTACATGTGAGTATATTCCAAATCCATTTATTGGAAGTTATCAGTTTCACACAGAAGCGGACATCTCTTCAACAAAAGAGGTTTTGGGTTATGAGAGCAGATTTGAGTTAGAAGATGGGATTAGAGCTTACGCAAATGAAATAAGAAGAATTTATAATCAAGAAGTTGAAAAATGA
- the rfaE1 gene encoding D-glycero-beta-D-manno-heptose-7-phosphate kinase — MKILKSFTPRILVIGDLMIDHYLWGNCERISPEAPVQIVDISKETTVLGGGGNVVNNLVALGAKVSVSGVIGNDENGVELLKLLREIDVNVDNIVIQEGRKTSKKSRVIAASQQILRYDKESKEEISKSSIEVILNSLAKDISRYDAVVLSDYSKGVLTKELCQGVISTCSKNGIKVLVDPKGSDYSKYSGAYLLTPNKKEAIQATKIDIKDKQSLKEALLKMKKDANLAISLITLSEDGVAIYDDEMKIFPTVAKEVFDVTGAGDTVIASIAFAISAGKSIEESAKFANLAAGVVVGKIGSATVSISEIEEYEASLHKSTSDAHIKGFEEIEAIVKRYKESGKKVVFTNGCFDILHVGHVKYLQIAKSFGDVLIVGLNSDTSVTRLKGPSRPVNIAEDRAYLLAALEAVDFVVPFEDDTPYELIKMIKPDTLVKGGDYEGKSVIGTEFAQELKLVDFVDGKSTTKTIQKIKGDLHV, encoded by the coding sequence ATGAAAATATTAAAAAGTTTTACTCCCCGTATTTTAGTTATTGGTGATTTGATGATAGACCATTATCTATGGGGGAATTGTGAGAGAATCTCGCCTGAGGCTCCTGTGCAAATTGTGGATATTTCGAAAGAGACTACTGTACTTGGCGGCGGAGGCAATGTAGTAAATAACCTTGTGGCTCTTGGAGCAAAGGTAAGTGTTAGTGGTGTAATTGGCAATGATGAAAATGGTGTCGAACTACTGAAGCTACTAAGAGAAATTGATGTGAATGTAGATAATATAGTTATTCAAGAGGGGAGAAAAACTTCTAAAAAAAGTCGTGTAATAGCCGCTTCACAACAGATACTAAGATATGACAAAGAGAGCAAAGAAGAGATTAGTAAATCTTCCATAGAAGTAATTTTAAACTCACTAGCCAAAGATATTTCAAGATATGATGCTGTTGTATTGTCAGATTATTCCAAGGGCGTTTTAACTAAAGAGCTTTGTCAAGGAGTCATCTCTACATGTAGTAAAAATGGCATAAAAGTTTTAGTAGATCCAAAAGGGAGTGACTATAGCAAATATAGTGGTGCTTATCTTTTAACCCCTAATAAAAAAGAGGCGATACAAGCTACAAAAATAGACATAAAAGATAAGCAGAGCCTAAAAGAAGCACTCTTGAAGATGAAAAAAGATGCAAATTTAGCCATTTCTCTCATAACTCTATCAGAGGATGGCGTCGCCATTTATGATGATGAGATGAAGATTTTTCCTACAGTTGCAAAAGAAGTTTTTGATGTAACAGGAGCGGGAGATACGGTAATTGCTTCAATAGCATTTGCGATAAGTGCGGGTAAGAGCATAGAAGAGAGCGCCAAATTTGCAAATCTTGCAGCTGGTGTTGTAGTTGGCAAGATTGGCTCTGCAACTGTTAGCATAAGTGAGATAGAGGAGTATGAAGCCTCTCTTCATAAAAGCACCTCAGATGCTCATATAAAGGGTTTTGAAGAGATAGAAGCGATAGTAAAACGCTATAAAGAGAGTGGGAAAAAGGTTGTTTTTACAAACGGGTGCTTTGATATCTTACATGTAGGTCACGTAAAGTACTTACAGATTGCTAAGAGTTTTGGAGATGTTTTGATAGTCGGCTTAAACTCTGATACTTCTGTTACAAGATTAAAGGGACCAAGCAGACCTGTGAATATTGCAGAAGATAGAGCTTACCTTTTAGCGGCTCTTGAAGCAGTAGATTTTGTTGTGCCTTTTGAAGATGACACACCTTATGAACTTATAAAAATGATAAAGCCAGATACGCTTGTAAAAGGCGGTGATTATGAAGGCAAGAGTGTTATAGGTACAGAATTTGCACAGGAGTTGAAATTAGTTGATTTTGTAGATGGAAAAAGCACTACTAAAACTATTCAAAAGATAAAAGGAGATTTACATGTTTAA
- a CDS encoding YfaZ family outer membrane protein: protein MFKKISLSMLCAASAFAMHSAEINVNNADLELAAKLDVGQFNYNVEPNTIFVGAKYLKADEKHSDVNKIYDYQEINFLMQRDVSHEFRVGLGLKLNHTKEFVSTPLGIGALYKLPITSSVPFYLGGSVYVAPEVLSYDKADNFLEYRATLEAEAIKNGFLRVGYRHIDTNYKNFDVEFNDSICFGFKFLF, encoded by the coding sequence ATGTTTAAGAAAATATCACTAAGTATGCTTTGTGCTGCATCTGCCTTTGCGATGCATAGCGCTGAGATAAATGTAAATAACGCAGATTTAGAATTAGCGGCAAAGTTAGATGTTGGGCAGTTTAATTATAATGTTGAGCCAAATACAATTTTTGTAGGGGCAAAATACCTAAAAGCCGATGAGAAACATAGTGATGTAAATAAAATATATGATTATCAAGAGATAAACTTTTTAATGCAGAGGGATGTTAGCCATGAGTTTAGAGTTGGGCTTGGATTGAAATTAAATCACACTAAAGAGTTTGTTTCAACTCCATTGGGGATAGGAGCTCTTTACAAGTTGCCTATAACTTCGAGTGTTCCGTTTTATTTAGGCGGCTCTGTATATGTTGCTCCCGAGGTGCTCTCTTATGATAAAGCAGATAATTTTTTAGAGTATCGAGCAACACTTGAGGCAGAAGCTATAAAAAACGGCTTTTTAAGAGTTGGATATAGACATATAGATACAAACTATAAAAATTTTGACGTTGAGTTCAATGACTCAATCTGTTTTGGATTTAAGTTCCTTTTTTAA
- the waaF gene encoding lipopolysaccharide heptosyltransferase II, which translates to MRILVVLPNWLGDTVMATSAIELLASHYRDVKFTFVGAFASVEVMKYHPLCEKIVIDETKKAPSRVLATYKLGRELGKFDLAITFRKQLHSSLLLKFTGTVLTIAREAWHSKFLLSHTPNIPKYTKHLAQQYAQLAMINVDNWNGITPPSKLYIDALKFDKPTLGINGGAAFGSAKQWYPERFAQVAANYSSVYDIIILGAPNEMEIANKIEKELVSLGIKNYTNLAGKTSIKELCANIGACSLMLTNDSGPMHIAAAYQIPTVAIIGPTEYKQTYPWMNEKGKIVRHDLECSPCVKRECPLKHHDCMKGITSVEVIQAVKELNL; encoded by the coding sequence GTGAGAATACTTGTAGTTCTACCAAACTGGTTAGGCGATACTGTTATGGCTACTTCAGCAATAGAGCTTTTAGCCTCACACTACAGAGATGTTAAATTTACTTTTGTTGGAGCTTTTGCTTCAGTAGAAGTGATGAAATATCATCCGCTTTGCGAAAAAATAGTCATAGATGAGACAAAAAAAGCTCCATCTAGAGTTCTTGCTACATATAAACTAGGTCGTGAGTTAGGGAAATTTGATTTAGCAATTACTTTTAGAAAACAGCTACACTCATCGCTACTTCTAAAATTTACGGGCACAGTTTTAACCATAGCAAGAGAGGCATGGCACTCTAAGTTTTTGCTCTCACACACTCCAAACATCCCTAAATATACAAAACATTTAGCTCAGCAGTATGCACAGCTTGCTATGATAAACGTAGATAATTGGAATGGAATAACTCCTCCAAGCAAACTCTATATAGATGCCCTAAAATTTGACAAACCAACACTTGGCATAAATGGCGGAGCGGCGTTTGGAAGCGCAAAACAGTGGTATCCAGAGCGCTTTGCTCAAGTTGCTGCTAACTATAGTAGTGTCTATGACATAATTATTTTAGGTGCGCCAAATGAGATGGAAATTGCAAATAAAATAGAAAAAGAGCTAGTATCGCTTGGCATTAAAAATTATACAAATTTAGCTGGAAAAACATCCATTAAAGAACTTTGTGCAAATATTGGTGCCTGCTCTCTTATGCTCACAAATGACAGCGGTCCTATGCATATTGCAGCTGCCTATCAGATTCCAACAGTTGCTATCATAGGTCCAACAGAGTATAAACAGACATATCCATGGATGAATGAAAAAGGTAAAATAGTAAGACACGATTTGGAGTGTTCTCCCTGTGTTAAGCGGGAGTGCCCTCTAAAACATCATGACTGTATGAAAGGTATAACTTCTGTTGAAGTTATACAAGCCGTAAAAGAGTTAAATCTATAA
- a CDS encoding glycosyl hydrolase, whose amino-acid sequence MRKNQLASLIKTFLISFVMLPFAIIMTPFVKRKKIASSDFFSLGLDFEREPQETLKLLQELEIERVLLRIKLWEMDKLPLLKEFILQCKDKKITLKILQDREHVEDLQLLQKDLETIFNSLSSHVDMFEIGSTINRAKWGFFSVDEYANFYQVAYNLKKSKFKDIKLIGSGVIDFEYHFTSHTLFNSLGCHFDATSALLYVDRRGAPENMQMGFTLQDKISLLSTMVWLSPKSAHELHITETNWPISNTAPYAPTSEHECVSEELYADFMLRYHLLTLASQQVDTLSWHQLIASGYGLVDARDGLRKREAFEVYKYMLKSLKDAQFLRLDIKRGYYILQFLINNQLLQIHWSLKKTTLKREDFFEKVCSYDGKEIENETLHIGSSPLYIYIKDSLS is encoded by the coding sequence ATGCGAAAAAATCAGCTTGCCTCTTTAATTAAAACTTTTTTAATATCTTTTGTAATGCTCCCTTTTGCAATCATCATGACACCTTTTGTCAAAAGAAAAAAAATAGCTTCAAGTGATTTTTTCTCTTTAGGTCTAGACTTTGAGAGAGAGCCGCAAGAGACTCTTAAGCTGCTTCAAGAGCTTGAAATAGAGAGAGTTTTACTTAGGATAAAACTCTGGGAAATGGACAAACTTCCACTACTCAAAGAGTTTATACTCCAGTGCAAAGATAAAAAAATAACACTTAAAATTCTTCAAGATAGAGAGCATGTAGAAGATTTGCAACTTTTGCAAAAAGATTTAGAGACTATTTTTAACTCTCTCTCATCACATGTAGATATGTTTGAGATAGGTTCAACTATAAATCGTGCGAAATGGGGATTTTTTAGCGTTGATGAGTATGCTAATTTTTATCAAGTTGCATATAATTTAAAAAAATCTAAATTCAAAGATATAAAATTGATAGGAAGCGGTGTAATAGACTTTGAGTATCACTTTACTTCTCACACGCTTTTTAACTCTCTTGGGTGCCACTTTGATGCTACATCTGCACTTTTATACGTTGATAGACGAGGTGCGCCTGAAAATATGCAAATGGGTTTTACTCTTCAAGATAAAATCTCACTTCTTAGCACTATGGTTTGGCTTAGTCCAAAAAGTGCTCATGAGCTTCATATTACAGAGACAAATTGGCCTATATCTAACACAGCGCCTTACGCACCTACTAGTGAACATGAGTGTGTGAGCGAAGAGTTATATGCGGATTTTATGCTTCGTTATCATCTCTTAACTCTAGCTTCTCAGCAAGTTGATACTCTCTCATGGCACCAACTTATAGCCTCAGGCTATGGACTCGTAGATGCAAGAGATGGGCTTAGAAAAAGAGAAGCATTTGAAGTTTATAAGTACATGTTAAAGAGTCTAAAAGATGCACAATTCTTAAGGCTTGACATAAAACGTGGATACTATATACTTCAATTTTTAATAAACAATCAACTTCTTCAGATTCACTGGTCACTAAAGAAAACAACACTAAAGAGAGAAGATTTTTTTGAAAAAGTGTGCTCTTATGATGGCAAAGAGATAGAAAACGAGACACTTCATATTGGCTCATCACCGCTGTATATCTATATTAAGGATTCATTATCGTGA
- a CDS encoding DNA ligase — MKNLFKLIIFTLLFVTSSSALTLQKGTLYTNQDIKGYLMSEKLDGIRAYWDGKNLLTRQNKVINAPEFFTQNLPPFELDGELWTSRGDFENIQSIVMDKTPSKKWSEIKYMIFEVPHAKGDFLKRLEKAREHIEKKRALHVEIIEQKICNSKRDLDLFLKEILSRGGEGVMLKDASREYFEGRSEHLLKVKKADDMEAEVIGIKEGKGKFKGLMGSLHVRVESGVEFFIGSGFSDEDRKNPPKIGEIVTFKYYGFTKEGKPKFASFMRVRED, encoded by the coding sequence ATGAAAAACCTGTTTAAATTAATAATCTTTACTCTATTGTTTGTAACTTCATCAAGTGCTCTGACTCTTCAAAAGGGCACTCTCTATACAAATCAAGATATTAAAGGGTATCTAATGTCTGAAAAACTTGACGGTATAAGAGCTTATTGGGATGGTAAAAATCTTCTCACAAGACAAAATAAAGTCATAAACGCTCCTGAGTTTTTTACGCAAAATCTTCCGCCATTTGAGCTTGATGGTGAGCTTTGGACTTCAAGAGGAGATTTTGAAAATATACAGTCAATAGTTATGGACAAAACTCCTTCAAAAAAGTGGAGCGAGATAAAATATATGATTTTTGAAGTCCCTCATGCAAAGGGTGATTTTTTAAAGCGTTTGGAAAAAGCAAGAGAGCATATAGAAAAAAAGAGAGCTCTACATGTAGAGATTATAGAGCAAAAAATCTGTAACTCAAAGAGAGATTTGGATCTATTTTTAAAAGAGATTCTCTCAAGGGGCGGAGAGGGAGTCATGTTAAAAGATGCTTCAAGAGAGTACTTTGAGGGTAGAAGTGAGCATCTGTTAAAGGTTAAAAAAGCTGATGATATGGAAGCAGAGGTGATTGGCATTAAAGAAGGAAAGGGTAAGTTTAAAGGGCTGATGGGAAGCTTACATGTAAGAGTAGAGAGTGGGGTTGAATTTTTTATAGGGAGCGGTTTTAGCGATGAAGATAGAAAAAATCCGCCAAAAATAGGTGAAATAGTCACTTTTAAATATTATGGTTTTACGAAAGAGGGCAAACCAAAGTTTGCATCATTTATGAGAGTAAGAGAGGATTGA
- a CDS encoding glycosyltransferase family 9 protein, producing MNILVVRTDKLGDFITALPAVYVLKQQNLKNRVIVCVAPLNRALAESCEFIDEVIVDDGKSFWELVFKLRKAKIDASVTLFSNTRVALAQLIAAIPKRIAPATKIAQIFYNKRVVQRRSRVEMAEFEYNLELTKSLFSDISLEYKKPLLTFDDSKTIYKTFCINNDIEKEILAFHVGFGGSSDANLSLDEYEILIREVITRDKYQVVLTFGPDEKELYEEMQDRLFDVNAVFYFSLEGLVYFAKLVSNFKLFISTSTGTYHVASLVGTPTMTFFADNLFSSPARWKSVGDESLQTHFVIPHDKEKREKLFEEIKKELTIDKN from the coding sequence ATGAATATTTTAGTTGTACGAACCGATAAACTGGGCGATTTTATAACCGCACTCCCCGCTGTATATGTCTTGAAACAGCAAAACCTCAAAAATAGAGTTATAGTTTGTGTCGCTCCGCTAAATAGGGCTTTGGCTGAGTCTTGTGAGTTTATAGATGAGGTTATTGTTGATGATGGTAAAAGTTTTTGGGAGCTGGTTTTTAAGCTAAGAAAAGCAAAAATAGACGCTTCTGTCACCCTTTTTTCAAATACTCGTGTGGCACTTGCACAGCTCATTGCAGCAATCCCAAAGCGAATAGCGCCAGCGACAAAAATAGCTCAAATCTTTTATAACAAAAGAGTAGTACAAAGAAGAAGCAGAGTCGAAATGGCAGAGTTTGAGTACAACTTAGAGCTTACGAAATCTCTCTTTAGCGATATTAGTTTAGAGTATAAAAAACCGCTCTTAACGTTTGATGATTCAAAAACTATCTATAAAACATTTTGTATAAACAATGATATTGAAAAAGAGATACTCGCTTTTCATGTTGGCTTTGGAGGCTCAAGCGATGCAAACCTCTCGCTTGATGAGTATGAGATACTAATTCGTGAAGTTATAACAAGAGATAAGTATCAAGTAGTTTTAACTTTTGGACCTGATGAGAAAGAGTTATATGAAGAGATGCAAGATAGGCTCTTTGATGTAAATGCAGTTTTTTACTTCTCTCTTGAGGGGCTTGTCTATTTCGCAAAACTTGTAAGCAATTTTAAACTTTTTATCTCAACATCAACGGGAACTTATCATGTAGCTTCACTTGTCGGAACGCCGACAATGACTTTTTTTGCAGACAATCTTTTTTCAAGCCCCGCAAGATGGAAAAGTGTTGGAGATGAATCTCTACAAACACATTTTGTGATTCCACATGATAAAGAAAAAAGAGAAAAGTTATTTGAAGAGATAAAAAAAGAGTTAACAATAGATAAAAATTAG
- a CDS encoding glycosyltransferase family 2 protein, with amino-acid sequence MLIENISCVIIVKNAASTLGSTLDSLADFRDVVLYDNGSTDETIEIAKKYKNVTLVIGEFLGFGPTKNLACSYAKNEWVFSLDADEVLSDEFIKNISNLELNDRNIYTILRENYYKSTQVKHCWGNDIIVRLFNRSKTSFSEEKVHEKVIEEGFKTILISGAVKHYPYNTITDFILKLDRYSTIFAQDNVGKKKSSPSKAFFNAAFSFFKTYFLKKGFLDGYAGLVIAFSHMATNFYKYIKLYELNKKL; translated from the coding sequence TTGTTGATTGAAAATATCTCATGCGTTATCATAGTTAAAAATGCCGCTTCTACGCTAGGCTCTACTCTGGACTCTTTAGCCGATTTTCGTGATGTTGTTTTATACGATAATGGCTCAACTGATGAGACTATAGAGATTGCAAAAAAATACAAAAACGTAACCCTTGTAATAGGAGAGTTTTTAGGCTTTGGTCCTACAAAAAATCTAGCCTGCAGTTATGCAAAAAATGAGTGGGTATTCTCACTTGACGCAGATGAAGTTTTATCCGATGAGTTTATAAAAAACATCTCAAATCTTGAACTAAATGATAGAAATATCTACACGATTTTAAGAGAAAACTACTACAAAAGTACGCAAGTCAAACATTGTTGGGGCAATGATATTATCGTTAGATTATTCAATAGGAGCAAAACCAGCTTTAGTGAGGAAAAAGTACATGAAAAAGTCATCGAGGAGGGATTTAAAACCATCCTTATCAGCGGAGCAGTTAAGCACTATCCCTACAATACCATCACAGACTTCATACTTAAACTTGACCGCTACTCTACTATATTTGCACAAGATAATGTCGGTAAAAAAAAATCTAGCCCAAGTAAAGCTTTTTTTAACGCTGCATTTTCATTCTTTAAAACATACTTTTTAAAAAAAGGTTTTCTAGACGGTTATGCGGGTTTGGTTATAGCATTTTCACATATGGCGACAAATTTTTATAAATATATAAAGCTTTATGAACTTAACAAAAAACTTTAA
- a CDS encoding glycosyltransferase family 4 protein, whose protein sequence is MNLLVLTATNGSYNSIRPEAEIYISLLKFGYNITIMTEKDSQYAKRFEENGIRVIDTHYKKKISPSTIKKIKGAIKEYDIDILYATNSKSISNATIASIGTDVKLITYRGTTGGLYRHDPSSYLNALNPRVDGVICVSKAVARHVKEQIFDKSKRVEAIYKGHELSWYETSKISLEEFGTNQENFNVAFVANVRPHKGLIYLLKAAHKLASYKNIHIILIGQNISQEPYMSEIKNCGMQERIHVTGYRNDAPQIIASCSVLVQASTRKEGLSRVILESLAANTPVIASAIEGNSEIIEDEFNGYIVPIKDADAIAQKIIELSTSPQKLQELSANCADTIENKMSHKTTVIEFDKFFKSILKKIQNEI, encoded by the coding sequence TTGAATCTTTTAGTCCTTACAGCCACCAATGGCTCATACAACAGTATCAGACCAGAGGCTGAGATATATATCTCGCTTCTTAAATTCGGATATAACATAACTATTATGACTGAGAAAGATAGTCAATACGCAAAGAGATTTGAAGAAAATGGCATAAGAGTTATAGATACACACTACAAAAAAAAGATTTCTCCATCTACAATTAAAAAAATCAAAGGGGCGATAAAAGAGTATGACATAGATATACTCTATGCCACAAACTCAAAATCTATCTCAAATGCGACTATCGCTTCAATCGGCACAGATGTAAAACTTATAACATATAGAGGAACAACTGGAGGACTTTACAGACATGATCCAAGTTCGTACCTAAATGCGCTCAATCCTAGAGTTGATGGCGTAATTTGTGTATCTAAAGCAGTTGCACGACATGTAAAAGAGCAGATATTTGACAAATCAAAGAGAGTTGAGGCTATCTATAAGGGGCATGAGCTCTCATGGTATGAGACCTCAAAAATCTCTCTTGAAGAGTTTGGAACAAATCAAGAGAACTTCAATGTAGCCTTTGTGGCAAACGTAAGACCGCATAAAGGGCTTATTTATCTGCTTAAAGCGGCTCATAAACTAGCCTCATATAAGAATATACACATTATTTTAATCGGTCAAAATATCTCCCAAGAACCTTATATGTCAGAGATAAAAAATTGTGGTATGCAAGAGAGAATACATGTAACTGGATACAGAAACGATGCACCGCAAATCATAGCATCGTGTTCTGTTTTAGTTCAAGCATCAACAAGAAAAGAGGGACTCTCTAGAGTTATTTTAGAATCTCTTGCAGCAAACACACCTGTAATCGCCTCTGCGATAGAGGGAAATAGTGAAATAATAGAAGATGAATTTAATGGCTATATAGTTCCAATCAAAGATGCCGATGCAATCGCACAAAAAATTATAGAGCTAAGTACTTCACCACAAAAACTCCAAGAACTCTCAGCTAACTGCGCCGATACTATCGAGAACAAAATGTCGCATAAAACTACTGTTATAGAGTTTGATAAGTTTTTCAAATCAATTTTAAAAAAGATACAAAATGAAATTTGA
- the waaC gene encoding lipopolysaccharide heptosyltransferase I, giving the protein MKICIVKLSAMGDVIHAMVALQFIKKELPNAQIDWVVERSFADVLKNNPHIDNILEVDLKSIKKQKSKIFTQLKILKKYSKNSYDIVIDAQGLLKSAIVSKIIGAKVIAGFDKDSIREGVASFFYDKKVSIAYSANTIDRNATVICEPLGIEVTNEKIINKEKFLFSSSHVKNLPEIFNLFVIGSTWESRNYPKEKFVKIAEALHVKTFIVWGSEEEHKKALWMQDKSEFLHLLPRGSLDELKYVISKCSLLIGNDTGPTHMAWGLNVPSITLFGPTPLNRIYVTPINRAIKSSSIVNHYKLDKNDFSICDINSDEIIKIAKELLS; this is encoded by the coding sequence ATGAAAATATGTATAGTAAAACTCTCTGCTATGGGAGATGTTATTCACGCTATGGTTGCATTGCAGTTTATAAAAAAAGAGTTGCCTAATGCTCAAATAGATTGGGTAGTTGAGCGCAGTTTTGCAGATGTATTAAAAAACAACCCCCACATTGATAATATTTTAGAAGTAGATTTAAAATCCATAAAAAAACAAAAAAGTAAAATTTTTACTCAACTAAAGATACTCAAAAAATACTCAAAAAACAGTTATGACATCGTTATAGACGCTCAAGGACTTTTAAAATCAGCGATAGTTTCAAAGATTATAGGCGCAAAAGTCATTGCGGGTTTTGATAAAGATTCCATTCGTGAGGGAGTAGCCTCATTTTTTTACGATAAAAAAGTCTCTATAGCATATAGCGCAAATACGATAGACAGAAATGCAACCGTTATCTGTGAACCGTTGGGCATAGAAGTTACAAACGAAAAAATCATAAATAAAGAGAAGTTTCTGTTTTCATCTTCACATGTAAAAAACTTGCCTGAAATCTTTAATCTCTTTGTAATAGGCTCTACATGGGAGAGCAGAAACTACCCAAAAGAGAAGTTCGTAAAAATTGCAGAAGCTCTACATGTAAAAACTTTTATAGTCTGGGGAAGCGAAGAGGAGCACAAAAAGGCTCTTTGGATGCAAGATAAATCAGAGTTTTTACATCTACTGCCTCGTGGCTCTTTGGATGAGCTAAAGTATGTTATCTCTAAATGCTCTCTTCTCATAGGCAATGACACAGGACCAACTCACATGGCGTGGGGATTAAATGTGCCATCAATCACTCTTTTTGGTCCAACTCCACTAAACCGTATATACGTAACACCTATAAATAGAGCTATAAAATCTTCAAGTATCGTAAATCACTACAAACTTGATAAAAATGACTTCTCTATTTGTGATATCAACTCGGATGAAATTATAAAAATAGCAAAGGAACTCTTATCTTGA